Proteins from a genomic interval of Niabella soli DSM 19437:
- a CDS encoding citrate (Si)-synthase, eukaryotic, which yields MEQFKLKFKEQADKLGGEIKIMLQEHGNTVIGETTLAQIYQGMRGMTALVTETSLLDAQDGIRFKRRTIPELRAQLPKAKGGNEPLPEALFYLMLIGEIPTDKDVENLSAMLQRRSHVPAYVFDAMEALPEETHPMTQFVVGVMALQNESVFAKRYADGFNKKDYWEATLEDTLNLIARLPHIAAFVYRRKYKGSKIVQPDGMLDWAANFAHMLGYDNEEFKELMRLYMVIHSDHEGGNVSAHATHLVGSALSDPYLSYAAGMNGLAGPLHGLANQEVIKWIFEMQKELKTDAPTSEQIAEYVKKTLSEGKVVPGYGHAVLRQTDPRFTAQMEFGKKHMPNDPLVNTVWRIYETVPPILQGLGKVKNPWPNVDAHSGALLVHYGMKEYEYYTVLFAVSRSLGVLSSLCWDRALGMPLERPKSVTTAAVKRWLNKEVEHLGD from the coding sequence ATGGAACAATTTAAACTGAAGTTTAAAGAGCAGGCAGATAAGCTTGGTGGGGAGATCAAGATCATGCTTCAGGAGCATGGAAACACTGTAATTGGGGAAACGACGCTGGCGCAGATCTACCAGGGGATGAGGGGGATGACGGCATTGGTCACGGAGACTTCATTGCTGGACGCCCAGGACGGCATTCGTTTTAAAAGACGCACGATTCCGGAACTGCGGGCACAATTGCCCAAAGCTAAAGGGGGCAATGAGCCGCTGCCCGAGGCCCTGTTTTATCTGATGCTGATCGGTGAAATTCCCACAGACAAGGATGTGGAAAACCTGAGCGCCATGTTGCAGCGCCGCAGTCATGTTCCGGCCTACGTGTTTGATGCGATGGAGGCCCTGCCGGAGGAAACCCATCCCATGACGCAGTTTGTAGTTGGGGTGATGGCCTTGCAAAATGAAAGCGTATTTGCCAAGCGCTATGCGGATGGATTTAATAAAAAAGACTATTGGGAAGCCACTTTAGAAGATACGTTGAATCTTATTGCCCGGCTGCCCCATATAGCCGCGTTCGTGTACCGCCGTAAATATAAAGGAAGCAAAATAGTGCAGCCGGATGGAATGCTTGACTGGGCCGCCAACTTTGCACATATGCTGGGTTACGACAATGAAGAGTTTAAAGAGTTGATGCGTTTATATATGGTGATCCATTCGGATCATGAAGGCGGGAATGTGTCGGCGCATGCCACCCACCTGGTAGGTTCTGCGCTGAGCGATCCTTACCTGAGCTATGCCGCAGGGATGAATGGCCTGGCAGGCCCCTTGCATGGCCTGGCCAACCAGGAGGTGATCAAATGGATCTTTGAAATGCAAAAAGAGTTAAAGACCGATGCCCCTACAAGTGAGCAGATCGCGGAATATGTAAAGAAAACGTTGAGCGAAGGAAAGGTGGTGCCCGGTTACGGCCATGCTGTATTGCGCCAGACGGACCCCCGGTTCACCGCCCAGATGGAATTTGGTAAAAAGCACATGCCCAACGACCCGCTGGTTAATACCGTATGGCGGATCTATGAAACCGTTCCCCCTATATTACAGGGATTGGGTAAGGTGAAGAACCCCTGGCCCAATGTGGATGCGCATAGCGGGGCGCTGCTGGTGCATTATGGAATGAAGGAATACGAATATTATACCGTTCTTTTTGCGGTAAGCCGTTCGTTGGGAGTATTGTCCAGCCTTTGTTGGGACCGGGCGCTGGGAATGCCGTTGGAACGCCCGAAATCGGTAACAACAGCAGCGGTAAAAAGATGGTTGAATAAAGAGGTGGAGCACCTGGGAGACTAG
- a CDS encoding YtxH domain-containing protein, whose amino-acid sequence MKNRDKYIIGIAGAALAGIAIGLLFYTDEGKKTRKKMKSTANDWADSLGSLIASGKENLSDLSHKAMKKAKKSYSKLKGDAEDAYSDLADDYANKVR is encoded by the coding sequence ATGAAAAATAGGGATAAATACATTATTGGAATTGCCGGCGCCGCTTTGGCGGGAATTGCTATCGGTTTATTATTTTACACCGATGAAGGAAAGAAAACCCGCAAAAAAATGAAAAGCACTGCCAACGATTGGGCCGATTCTTTAGGAAGTCTTATCGCCTCAGGTAAAGAAAATTTATCTGACCTGTCTCACAAAGCCATGAAAAAAGCAAAAAAAAGTTATAGCAAGTTAAAAGGGGACGCAGAGGATGCCTATAGTGACCTGGCGGATGACTATGCAAATAAAGTAAGGTAA
- a CDS encoding phage holin family protein, with product MFELKDKIENVAENIEEIAQSYYRLSVIQLVQKGSKLGAALLVIGLVTLLAFFSFLFIGFGVSWWIGNALGHPMWGFLIVAGFLLLVLVLILALKKKVIVPLIRNVIIKNLYD from the coding sequence ATGTTTGAGCTAAAAGATAAGATAGAAAATGTTGCGGAAAATATTGAGGAAATTGCACAGAGTTATTACCGGCTTTCCGTGATCCAGTTGGTACAAAAAGGAAGTAAACTGGGCGCAGCGTTACTGGTGATTGGCCTGGTGACCTTGCTTGCCTTTTTCAGTTTTCTGTTTATCGGTTTTGGGGTCAGTTGGTGGATCGGAAATGCATTGGGGCATCCTATGTGGGGGTTTTTGATCGTTGCCGGGTTTTTGCTATTAGTGCTCGTTCTTATTTTAGCCCTTAAAAAGAAAGTGATTGTGCCGCTTATTCGTAATGTGATCATTAAAAATTTGTATGACTAA
- a CDS encoding YncE family protein, which yields MKNIRKSIVWVVCLGVCTFTGNAQFIPRQSLLALSKANHMLAIVDAATLQVTATVPVGEDPHEVIASSDGKTAYVSIYGGGSLHTINVIDLATQKHLKDIDTRPLLGPHGLAFVNNKLWFTVEGSKTIGSYNPSTDSIDWCMGTGQDRTHMIYVTNDAKKIYTTNVASGTVSILQETPPKMERMPPPSGNVPQGKMPSPPAGRIQVRHNWEQSVIAVANGSEGFDVSPDSNELWTASAENGRIYIIDLPAKKLIQTIDAKVQGANRLKFTPDGKMVFITSLRSGNLTVYDAKARKLLKQINIGNGAAGIMMQPDGTRAFVACTPDHYIAVIDLKTLTLVDKIDVGGAPDGLAWAQ from the coding sequence ATGAAGAATATAAGAAAGAGCATCGTATGGGTCGTCTGCCTGGGTGTATGTACATTCACAGGGAATGCACAATTCATACCCCGGCAATCGTTACTTGCGTTATCCAAAGCCAACCACATGCTTGCCATTGTAGACGCCGCAACCTTACAAGTAACCGCCACGGTTCCTGTTGGTGAAGATCCGCATGAAGTTATTGCGTCGTCTGACGGGAAGACCGCGTACGTTTCGATCTATGGTGGGGGCAGCCTGCATACGATAAATGTCATTGATCTTGCAACGCAAAAACATTTAAAAGATATCGACACCCGGCCCTTGCTGGGTCCTCATGGCCTGGCATTTGTCAACAATAAATTATGGTTTACCGTTGAAGGATCAAAGACGATCGGCTCTTATAACCCTTCCACGGATTCAATCGACTGGTGTATGGGCACCGGGCAGGACCGCACCCACATGATCTATGTAACAAACGATGCGAAAAAGATCTACACTACGAACGTGGCATCTGGTACCGTAAGCATCCTGCAGGAGACGCCGCCAAAAATGGAACGCATGCCGCCACCGTCCGGCAATGTCCCCCAAGGAAAAATGCCATCGCCCCCTGCCGGCAGAATACAGGTACGGCATAATTGGGAGCAGTCCGTTATTGCCGTTGCCAATGGTTCAGAAGGGTTCGATGTATCGCCCGATAGCAACGAATTATGGACCGCCTCTGCTGAAAACGGGAGGATTTATATTATTGACCTTCCTGCAAAAAAATTGATACAAACAATAGATGCAAAAGTGCAGGGCGCCAACCGTTTAAAATTTACACCGGATGGCAAAATGGTTTTTATCACCAGTTTGCGATCGGGCAATCTTACAGTATATGATGCAAAAGCCCGGAAACTTTTAAAACAAATAAACATTGGTAATGGCGCAGCGGGAATTATGATGCAGCCCGACGGTACGCGTGCCTTTGTGGCCTGCACCCCCGATCATTACATTGCCGTCATTGATTTGAAAACATTAACCCTTGTCGACAAGATCGACGTAGGTGGTGCGCCAGACGGGCTGGCCTGGGCGCAATAG
- a CDS encoding LytR/AlgR family response regulator transcription factor, with protein sequence MIRCLIVDDNKLARTTLKQLAGQIHDLKMVGEAASAMEAHNLLKENPVDLLLLDVEMDGITGLELTRNLGTDKPVIIFISAKKDYAFEAFELNVADYITKPVQPARFIQAIDRAREIIESNDADVSVNNDEFIFIRDSNVVKRLHFNEILFAEAMGDYVKLHTAKKFYAVHSPLKSVEERLPANKFIRVHRSYIVAVDKIDSIEQGALILHNKAVPVADGYRNSLNKRLNIL encoded by the coding sequence ATGATCAGATGTCTTATTGTGGATGATAACAAGCTTGCGAGAACTACATTGAAACAATTGGCCGGCCAGATTCATGACCTGAAAATGGTTGGAGAAGCGGCAAGCGCCATGGAAGCGCATAACCTGCTGAAGGAAAACCCGGTCGATCTGTTATTACTGGATGTTGAAATGGACGGTATAACCGGGTTGGAACTGACCCGGAATCTGGGAACGGATAAGCCGGTGATCATATTTATTTCTGCAAAAAAGGATTATGCCTTCGAGGCTTTTGAACTGAATGTGGCCGATTATATTACCAAACCTGTTCAACCGGCGCGGTTTATACAGGCTATCGACCGCGCCCGGGAAATTATAGAAAGCAATGATGCCGATGTAAGTGTGAACAATGATGAATTTATTTTTATACGGGATTCAAATGTGGTGAAGCGGCTCCACTTCAACGAGATCCTTTTTGCGGAAGCCATGGGTGATTATGTGAAACTGCATACTGCTAAAAAATTTTACGCGGTCCACAGCCCGCTTAAGAGCGTAGAGGAGCGCCTGCCGGCGAATAAATTTATAAGAGTGCATCGTTCTTATATCGTTGCGGTTGATAAAATTGACAGCATCGAACAGGGAGCGCTTATCCTGCATAATAAGGCGGTTCCAGTGGCAGACGGGTACCGTAACAGTCTTAATAAACGATTAAATATCCTTTGA